A stretch of DNA from Deltaproteobacteria bacterium GWA2_45_12:
GAAGGACGGCCTCCTTTTTAGAGATAAGTTTTTCCCTGGCCATGTCGACGGCAATTTTGACTGCGGCTTGGGCGGTGCGTTTGCCATTGCGCGTTTGAAGCATCCACACCTTTTCTTTTTGAATGGTAAATTCAATATCCTGCATGTCGCGGTAGTGGACTTCCAGCTTTTTGTATATTTTGACCAATTGGGTATAGCATTCAGGCAGCGTTTCTTCCATGGAAGGAAGGTCAACGCCGCTTTTCTTTTTGCCCAACACGTTAATGGGCTGGGGGGTGCGGATACCGGCCACCACGTCTTCCCCTTGGGCATTAATGAGGTATTCCCCGAAAAACATTTTTTCGCCGGTGTTGGGGTCGCGCGTAAAAGCCACACCGGTGGCGCAATCATTTCCCATATTGCCATAGACCATGGCTTGTACGTTCACCGCAGTGCCCCAATGCCCGGGGATGTTGTAAATGCGGCGGTATTCAATGGCGCGGTTGTTCATCCACGAGGTAAACACGGCGCCGACGGCTCCCCATAATTGTTCCATGGGGTCATTGGGGAATTCCTTGCCCGTGTATTCGCGAACTTTTTGTTTGAAAATACCCACAAGTTCTTTCAGGTCGTCTGCAGAAAGCTCGGTATCCAGTTTGACTTTCCGTTCGTTCTTTTTGTGATGCAATGCTTTTTCCAAAAGAGAGCCGTCCATATCCATGACGACGTTGGAATACATTTGTATAAAGCGACGGTAGGTGTCGTAGGCAAAACGGGCATTCCCTGATTTGACAATGATGCCTTCAATGATTTGGTCGTTAAGGCCCAGGTTTAAGATGGTGTCCATCATGCCGGGCATGCTGGCGCGGGCGCCTGAACGCACGGAGACTAAAAGGGGATTGATGGGGTCTCCAAAAGTGGATCCCATTACTTTTTCAACCTTGGCCAGGTTTTCTTCTACCTGTTTTTTAAGTGCTGCAGGATATTTTCTGTTGTTGTCATAGTAGACGGTGCATACTTCGGTGGTAATGGTAAAGCCCGCGGGAACAGGGATGCCCATGCTGACCATTTCAGCCAAATTGGCGCCTTTGCCCCCCAAAAGATTTTTCATGCTGGCCTTGCCGTCGGCTTTTCCGCTGCCGAAAAAATAAACCATTTTGGCGGATTTTTTTGCGAATGATTTCTTGTTCTTTTTACCCATAATTTTATCAAGCCTGGTCCCTGAGCGAAGTCGAAGGGACGGCTCACTTCGGCTCCGCTCAGTGACCGGCATTAAATTCTCTTGTTCCCACGCTCCTGCGTGGGAACACAAGAGGTCGACGCTCCAGCGTCGAAAGACGGCGTTCCCACGCAGGAGCGTGGGAACGAGAGGGTCCGGTTATTTAATTATTCTTTTCTCCAGATATCTTTCAACCTGATCCATCGCAATGCGTTCCTGTTTCATCGTGTCGCGTTCGCGGATGGTGACTTGTTTGTCTTCTTCCGACTGAAAATCATAGGTCACACAAAAGGGTGTGCCAATTTCGTCGTGCCTTCGATAACGTTTGCCGATGCTGCCGGAATCGTCATAGTCGGTGGTCATTTTTTTGCGAAGAGCATGTTCTAGTTTGCGGGCCGGCTCCTCCAATTTTTTGGAAAGGGGGAAAATGGCCGCTTTCACGGGAGCCATGTGGGGCGCAAAGCGCAGCACAATGCGTTCTTCTCCATCGGCCGTGTCCTTGGCAAAAGCATCGCAAAGCAGTGTCAGAAAGGTGCGGTCAACACCCAGGGAACATTCAACGACGCCCGGAACGTACTTTTCCTTGGTTTCATCATCGAACACGCTTAAATCCTTTTTGGAAAATTTGATATGTTGCGAAAGATCGTAATTGGAGCGATTGGCGATTCCTTCAAGTTCTGAAAAACCCATGGGGAACTCATATTCGACATCCACACAGCCTTGGGCATAGTGGGCCAGCTCGTCCTTTTCATGTTCACGCATGCGCAATTTTTCTTTTTTGATTCCCAAATCATAAAACCATTGCAGGCGTTCGGCCTTCCAATATTCGTACCATTTTTGGCCTTCTTCCTTGGTGGGACGGATGAAAAATTCCATCTCCATCTGTTCAAATTCGCGCGAGCGGAAGATGAAATTGCGCGGAGTAATCTCGTTACGAAAACTTTTGCCAATTTGAGCGATGCCAAAAGGGATTTTCTGCC
This window harbors:
- a CDS encoding glycine--tRNA ligase, giving the protein MEEIVSLAKRRGFVFQSSEIYGGINGFWDFGPMGVALRKNIKDFWWKRMVELRDDMVGVDTSIIAHPQTWKASGHVDCFSDPMVDCKKCKGRFRADHIKDTPCPEKPSKKVGECGGELTEARAFNLMFQTFVGANQDNASIAYLRPETCQSIFTQFKNVLTTSRQKIPFGIAQIGKSFRNEITPRNFIFRSREFEQMEMEFFIRPTKEEGQKWYEYWKAERLQWFYDLGIKKEKLRMREHEKDELAHYAQGCVDVEYEFPMGFSELEGIANRSNYDLSQHIKFSKKDLSVFDDETKEKYVPGVVECSLGVDRTFLTLLCDAFAKDTADGEERIVLRFAPHMAPVKAAIFPLSKKLEEPARKLEHALRKKMTTDYDDSGSIGKRYRRHDEIGTPFCVTYDFQSEEDKQVTIRERDTMKQERIAMDQVERYLEKRIIK